A part of Capsicum annuum cultivar UCD-10X-F1 chromosome 6, UCD10Xv1.1, whole genome shotgun sequence genomic DNA contains:
- the LOC107872780 gene encoding receptor homology region, transmembrane domain- and RING domain-containing protein 2 — MVNLWVFLLISFVSLMGSGAVGSVILMGKNTTLSFDDIEANFAPSPKSADKCGTLYVAAPEDACSTLTNKIELTNNFTKEPFVLIIRGGCSFEDKVRKAQAAGFKAVIIYDNAYGDIIAMAGTSAGVRIPAVFVSKTSGEAIAKYAGDTDMEVWIIPSLENSAWSIMATSFISLLAMSAVLAMCFFVRRHHIRRERPRASRVREFHGISSRLVKAMPSLIFTSVEEDNSTSVTCAICLEDYSVGDKLRILPCRHKFHAVCVDAWLTSWRTFCPVCKRDARTSTGDPPASESTPLLSSSLRSLSSVSSLRSSLASSAVIHIGTGASRSPSVSRPQSISSSHNRHSLWSYHQSPHLSISRSSLDLQNASSQRSRAAYLISSNSLGYPCLSPFNSRYGSAFIPSPSNPSSSYIGSTSRQPNPLHHSESITSFSPFASANSLPGCE, encoded by the exons ATGGTGAATTTGTGGGTGTTTTTGTTGATCAGCTTTGTGTCTTTGATGGGTTCTGGAGCTGTTGGAAGTGTAATTTTGATGGGAAAGAACACTACTTTGTCTTTTGATGACATTGAAGCTAATTTTG CTCCCTCACCAAAGAGTGCAGACAAATGTGGGACATTGTATGTTGCAGCGCCTGAAGATGCCTGCTCAACCTTGACTAACAAGATTGAACTAACTAATAACTTCACAAAAGAACCATTTGTGCTGATAATCAGGGGCGGATGTAGCTTTGAGGATAAAGTGAGAAAAGCACAAGCTGCAGGTTTTAAAGCAGTCATTATCTATGACAATGCATATGGTGATATAATTGCAA TGGCAGGAACCTCTGCTGGTGTGAGGATACCCGCAGTGTTTGTTTCAAAAACTTCTGGAGAAGCAATCGCAAAGTATGCTGGTGACACTGATATGGAAGTATGGATAATCCCAAGCTTGGAGAACTCAGCTTGGTCAATCATGGCTACATCGTTCATTTCATTACTGGCTATGTCAGCCGTGCTTGCAATGTGTTTCTTTGTTCGCCGACACCATATACGAAGAGAACGGCCCCGAGCTTCTCGTGTTCGGGAATTTCATGGGATTAGTAGCCGTTTGGTTAAAGCTATGCCAAGTTTGATATTTACATCAGTTGAGGAGGATAATTCTACATCAGTAACATGTGCTATATGCCTTGAAGATTACAGTGTTGGAGATAAGCTTAGAATCCTTCCATGCCGGCACA AATTTCATGCTGTGTGCGTTGATGCTTGGCTGACGTCATGGAGAACCTTTTGCCCTGTCTGCAAACGGGATGCTAGGACTAGCACTGGTGATCCACCAGCATCAGAATCTACACCATTGCTTTCTTCCAGTCTGCGATCTTTATCATCAGTGTCATCTCTAAGGTCATCATTAGCATCATCAGCAGTGATACATATAGGCACAGGAGCATCTCGATCGCCTTCAGTTTCTCGCCCTCAATCAATCTCTAGCTCTCATAACCGGCATTCACTTTGGTCCTACCACCAGTCACCTCATCTTTCTATAAGCCGAAGTTCACTCGACCTTCAAAATGCATCTTCCCAAAGATCTCGTGCGGCTTACTTAATTTCATCCAACTCATTGGGTTATCCTTGCCTATCACCTTTTAATTCAAGATATGGATCTGCATTCATCCCTAGTCCTAGCAATCCCTCATCGAGCTATATTGGATCAACAAGTCGGCAGCCTAACCCGCTGCATCACAGTGAATCAATTACAAGCTTCTCACCGTTTGCTTCAGCTAACTCTCTTCCTGGATGTGAGTGA